The following coding sequences are from one Arthrobacter sp. 24S4-2 window:
- a CDS encoding carbohydrate ABC transporter permease yields the protein MTATPTKTPVSRPAPPAPKAAGSSRKRRGSKQALAVWLFLVPAAALGLYFKFIPMFEGVRLSLFKVQPFLGDVFVGFENYAKVLGDQRFMEALGHTIFLGVTQTLGALLVGFVLALLLEGQARSLWFLRTAIFLPVVTALAVVGEIWRILYFPTADGPLNSILGWLGLGPLQFLNGTDTALWSIAVVGIWSGAPYNMVIILAGLTGVDRSLYESAGVDGATVWQRLRYITLPALRPSLVIVLTLAAIRSLRSFTEVYVLTGGGPAGSTEVWMTRMYSLGFQRNDIGVASAAAVLLLVVTLLLTVGTQYLAKRKADR from the coding sequence ATGACAGCAACTCCGACGAAAACCCCGGTTTCCCGGCCGGCGCCTCCCGCCCCCAAGGCGGCAGGAAGCTCCCGGAAGCGCAGGGGCAGCAAACAGGCGCTCGCCGTCTGGCTGTTCCTGGTGCCGGCTGCAGCGCTTGGCCTGTATTTCAAGTTCATCCCGATGTTCGAGGGCGTCCGACTGAGCCTCTTCAAGGTCCAGCCGTTCCTTGGGGACGTTTTCGTGGGCTTCGAGAACTATGCCAAGGTCCTCGGTGACCAGCGCTTCATGGAGGCCCTGGGCCACACCATATTCCTCGGTGTCACCCAGACCTTGGGCGCATTACTGGTGGGGTTCGTGCTGGCACTGCTTCTGGAGGGCCAGGCGCGTTCACTCTGGTTCCTTCGGACGGCCATCTTCCTTCCCGTCGTCACCGCCCTGGCCGTGGTGGGCGAAATCTGGCGGATCCTGTATTTTCCCACTGCCGACGGGCCGCTGAACTCCATCCTCGGCTGGCTGGGTCTGGGTCCGCTGCAGTTCCTCAACGGCACCGACACTGCGCTGTGGTCCATCGCGGTGGTGGGAATCTGGAGCGGCGCCCCGTACAACATGGTGATCATCCTGGCAGGGCTGACCGGGGTGGACCGCTCCCTCTACGAATCAGCGGGCGTTGACGGAGCCACTGTCTGGCAGAGGCTGCGCTACATCACCCTGCCTGCGCTGCGCCCCTCGCTGGTCATCGTCCTTACCCTCGCCGCGATCCGGAGCCTGCGCAGCTTCACGGAAGTGTACGTGCTCACCGGCGGCGGCCCTGCAGGATCCACCGAAGTCTGGATGACCCGGATGTACTCGCTCGGGTTCCAGCGCAACGACATCGGCGTCGCGTCAGCTGCCGCCGTGCTTCTGCTGGTTGTCACGCTGCTGCTGACAGTCGGAACCCAGTACCTTGCCAAACGGAAGGCCGATCGATGA